The region GCGCAAGGATTTCGAAGGCCTGACCCTGAAAGGCGACACGGGCATATCCGGCGACAGCGACGCCAAGCAGCACCGCGCTTCGCTAACCTTCGGCAAGGGCAACCTGGACACGGATAAATACAACTTCGTCATCAATGCCGAATACACGAAGTCGGACATGCTGATGAACAAGGACCGCTCCGACCGCAAATGGATAGGCAAGGGCGACCTGCGTCCGTATGGCTATGCGATCAACACCCAGTTCGCCGGCGGCTACATCAACGGCACCAACGATGCGAACGCCTCGCCGGTCGGCCTGATCCGCGATCCCGTCACCAACAATTACGTGGCCCTGCCCGGCTGCTCCGCCCTGTCCTCGTCCTCGCCGCAAGATCCGAAGGGCGGCTGCCTCTGGCATCATGACCAGTTCCGCTCGATGCAGCCGAAGATCGAATCGGTCAACCTGTACACGCGCGGCACGTGGCAAGTCAACGCCGACACCCAGGTGTATGCGGAAGCGGGCTACTCGAAGCGCGATACGGCCTTCACCCTGATCCCGCCGTCGATCACGCCCACCATCGCCTTCCCGCCCAATGCCGGCAGCCCGACCGGCGTCATCAACTATGGTTCCGGCGCCGGCACGACCATCGTGCTGGCCGCCAACCATCCGCAAAACCCGTACGGCGTGCCGGTGCGCGTGCGCTACCAGGCCTTCGACGTGGGCGCGAGCACGCGCAAGGCCAACAACGAGTTCAACCGCATCGTGCTCGGCGTCAAGGGCAATGCCATGGGCTGGGATTACGATGCCGGCTATACGCACTCGGAATCGAAGCTGCACCTCGACTACAGCAACATGCTCAACATGGCCGTCGTCAAGGACGCGCTGGGCAATCCGAACAGCCAATATTTCCCGTACTACATCGGCGCGCAGGCGGGCAAGAATCCGGCGTCGCTGTACGCGGCCATGGTGACGAACGCCACCTCCGATTCCACGACCAAGCTCGACATCATCGACTTCAAGGCATCGCGCGAGCTGATGCAGTTGCCGGGCGGCGCCATGGGCCTGGCCGTGGGCGCGGAACACCGTCGCGACAAGCTCGACAATCCATCGCTGTCGGGCACGGAAAACGGTTCGATCAACTCCAGCTATGTGGCCGCCAAGGGCGACAGCAAGGTCTCGGCCGTGTTCCTGGAAGTGCTGGCGCCTGTGATCAAGACAGTGGAACTGTCGGCGGCCTTGCGCTACGACAAATACGACCGCTTCTCGTCGACGACGCCGAAACTGGGCGCCAAGTGGACGCCGCTGAAAACCTTCGCCTTGCGCGGCACGTATTCGGAAGGCTTCCGCGCACCGGGACCGGCCGAAAGCAACGCCAATTCGCAATCGACCGGCACCTCGACCGTGAGCGATCCCGTGCGCTGCCCCGGTGGCAAGCAATTGCCTGGCGCCAATGCCAGCGACTGCGAACTGCAAGTGGCGGCCGTCAAGATCGGCGACCCGAACCTGAAGCCGGAAAAATCCAAGGGCTACACACTGGGCCTGGTATGGGATCCGTTCAACGATACCAGCCTGTCGCTCGATGGCTGGAAGATCAAGCGTGAAAACGAGATCAACCCGCTGCCGTACAACGAAGCGGCGGCGCTGCCGACGGCCATCCGCGCCGACAACAACCTGACCATCAATGGCGTCGTCACGCCGAACACGGGCACCTTGCTGATCACCAAGGCACCGTACCGCAACTCCAGCTTCACGGAGATCAAGGGTATCGACCTGGACATCAAGCAGCGCGTGCGCCTGGGCGAATACGGCCGCGCCACGTTCGGCATGACGTGGACACATATCGCGTCATGGGTGCGCGCCGAATCCTCCACCGTGCGCTACCAGTTCGCCGGCACGCATGGCAATTGCGATACGTCAAACTGCGCCGGCACGCCGAAGGACAAGATCAATGTCACCGGCTCGTGGGACCTGGGCAACTGGAATCTCAGCGGCATCGTGAACTACCGTTCGGATATGAAAAATATCAAGTTTGAAGGCGATCCATGCGCTTCCAAGCTGGCCAACGGCACGCCGGCGCCGAACGGTTGCAAACTGGCCTCGTTCACCACGCTCGACCTGTCGACGCGTTGGAACTACAGCAAGCAGTTGCAGTTGTATGCCTCGATCAACAACGTGACCGACAAGATCGCGCCGCTCGATCCGCTGACCTACGGCGGCATGAGCTACAACCCGATGGATGCCAGCGGCGCCATCGGCCGCTACTTCAAACTGGGCGCCAGCTACAAGTTCTTCTAAGCCGGCACAGCCATCATGACGCGGGGCGGTGAGCAATCACCGCCTTTTTTTTCGTCCGCGACCGTGGCGCGCGCCCGCTCATCCACACACTGCTTGTGCCAGCGCAAACCTGAGCTGCTGCGTGCCTGTAAAACTCCCTTGCAGGCCACTTGGCCATGACCACGCCACAGGAGTGTCAGATGATGCAACCCCGCAGCCCCTCCCCCACCTTGCGCCTGCTGTGCGCAGCCTTGCTCGGCGCGCATGGCCATGCGGCCGTGGCGCAGGACAGCGGCGCCGCCGGCGGGGCGCCCGCCATGCAGCGCGTCGAAGTCACCGGTTCCTCGATCAAGCGGCTCGTCGCGGAAACGGCAACGCCGCTGTCCATCTTCAAGGCCGAGGACTTCGCCAAACAAGGCCTGACGACGGCGCAGGAAGTGCTCGGCAAGATCCCCGCGAATGCGTCGAGCATGGGCAGCGGCAATGCCGTCGGCGGCAATACCAGCGGCTTGCCCACGGGCGGCCAGGCCAGCGCCGACTTGCGCGGCCTGGGCGGCGACAAGACCCTGGTCCTGCTCAATGGCCGGCGCATCGCCAACCATCCTTACGACGGCGCCAGCGTCGACCTGAACATCATCCCCCTTGCCGCCCTCGAGCGCGTCGAAGTGCTGCGCGACGGCGCCTCGGCCATCTACGGCACGGACGCCATCGGCGGCGTCATCAACTTCATCACCAGGCGCTCCGTCAACGCGACGACTGTAACGGCCGAGGTCATCGCGCCCCAGCACAAGGGCGCCGACGAACACCGGCTCAACCTGTCGACGGGCGTCGGCCAGCTCGACGCGGATGGCTACAACCTGTTCGGCGTGGCCGATTACCACAAGCAAAAAGTGCTGACCTCGCAAGACCGCGCCTTCTCGCAGACCGGCGTCATTCCCGCGCGCGGCCTGTCGATTACCAGCGGCACGACTTTCCCCGGCAATTATTTCGATGCGGCCGCCAACGGCGGCGCTGGCCTGGCCGGCAATCCCTCTGCGGCCAGCGGCTGCCTGCCGCCGCTGTCGGTGCCGGCGGTGCCGGCCAGCGGCACTTGCCGCCAGGATTACACGCGCCAGATCGACGACTTGCCCGCGCAGGAGCAGCTGGCCGTCTTCGGCAAGGGCGCCTTCAAGCTCGGTGGCGGCCACCTTGCCAGCGTCGAATATTTGCATGCGGAAAACAAGGTCAAGGCGCGCACGGCGCCGCCGCCGCAGACGGCCCTGAGCCTGCCTGCCAGCAGCAAATACTATCCGGGCAACGCGGGCGGCGTGCCGGCCCAGCCGGGCCTGTCGGGCCAGCCCCTGAGCGTCAACTGGCGCCCCGTCGAGGCAGGCCAGCGCCAGATCGATTCGCACGGCAAGGCCGACCGCCTGGTGCTGGCGCTGGAAGGCGAACTGGCCCGCTGGGATTACAGGACTGGCCTCAGCCATGCGATCAGCAAGTCGTCGGAACAATTTACGGGCGGCTATGTACAGGACGCGAGTTTTGCCGCCGGCGTACTGAACGGCATCCTGAATCCGTTCGGCCTGCAGGACGCGGCCGGCAAGTCTTACCTCGACAGTACCGCCCTGCGCGGCGAAGTGCAGAATGCCAGGGTCACCACCACGGGCATCGACATCAAGGGCAGCCGCGAGCTGATGCCGCTGGCCGGCGGAGCGCTGGCGCTCGCGCTCGGCGCCGAATGGCGGCGCGAACGGGCCGACTTCAACGTGAATCGCGACATCGCCGGCCAGGCCGCCAGTTCAGGCTTGTCCGGTTCGCTGTCGAAGAGCGGCTCGCGCACCATCGCAGCCGTCTTCGGCGAACTCAACTTGCCCCTGCTGCAGGACCTGGAAGTGCAGCTGGCAAGCCGTTTCGACCATTACAGCGACGTGGGCAGCACCACCAATCCGAAGCTGGCCGTGCGCTACCAGGCCAGCAGCGCGCTGGTGCTGCGCGGCTCGGCCAGCACGGGTTTCCGCGCGCCCACCTTGTTTGAAAAGAATGCGCCGCCATCGCGCAACGATACCAACGATTCCTATGACGACCCCATCCTGTGTCCGGGCGGCGCGCCGCAGCCGGGCGCCAATCCCCTGCGCGACTGCGACTTGCAGCAATTCAAGCTGCAAGGCGGCAACGACAAGCTGAAGCCGGAAAAATCCACCACCTTCGCCGTCGGCGTGGTGCTGGAACCGGTCAAGCAAGTGACCGTTGCCATCGATTACTGGAACATCCACTTGAAGGACAAGATCGCCGCGCTGCCGGAACAATCGATCTTCGGCAACTACGAAAAGTACAAGGCCTTGTTCCTGCGCAATCCCGATGGCTCGCCGTATGCGATTCTCGACCTGAACGACAACCTCGGCGAAGTGAAAACCGACGGCATCGACGTCAGCCTGAATGCCCGCCTGGGGCGCGGCGCGTTTGGCAATGTCAGCCTGTCCGTGGACGGCACCTGGACCCGCAAGTATGACTACCAGAACGAGCGCGGCGGGGAATTCATCGCCAACGTGGGCCGCTATGCGGACAACAACCCCGTATTCCGCTGGAAACATACGGCGGCGCTGAACTGGCGCAAGGGCAACTGGGGCGCGACCGTGTCGCAATCGTTCAAGTCGCGCTACACAGACCAGAACCAGGTGGCGCCGCAGTACCGGCACGACGTGTCGTCGTACAGCCTGCTGGGCGTGTCGGCCAGCTATGCGTGGCGCGGCTTGCTGCTGATGGCGGGCGTGAAGAACCTGCTGGACAGGGAACCGCCGTTCTCGAACCAGGGCACGCTGTTCCAGAAAGGCTATGACCCGCGCTATACGGACCCGGTCGGTCGCGCGTACTACCTGCGCGGCAGCTATACGTTTTAGGGGAAAATCGGCAGGAAAGCAATGAAACAAGGCAGCGCTGGCAAGCGTGTGCCAGCCAGGCTAAAAGCGGCGCCATCAGCGATGATGTGCGCCGTTTTATTTTACCCGCCTGAGCATGGCTGACAAGTGTTCACGATATTTTATTCCTGAAGTAATGCAAAAAAAATAGCAATTTGTTGCATTTCGTCCAAAAAGTCTGCACGAAATTGACAATCTGAATCGCGAATGTTTTGATGAGGACCCTGAAAATTTACAGAATTTTCATTGGTGGAATTTGAAAGTGGCAAATAAATTGTTGGTGAGCAACAAGTTATTTCAAAATAAATGCCATCTTTATCACAATAACAAGGAATTTCAGATGATGATAGAAAATGTAATGTCGCGTTCGCTGCGCCTGATGTTTGCTGGCGGTATCGCCCTGGGTATGCATGCAGCGTATGCGCAAGAAACAACGGATGGCACCATGCAGCGCGTGGAAGTCACGGGTTCGAGCATCAAGCGCATCGCTTCGGAAGCGTCGCTGCCGGTGCAATCGTTCAACCAGAAAGACATCAAGAAAACCGGCGTCAGCACGGTCACCGATTTCATCCAGCAAATCCCCGCGATGCAGGGCTTCTCCGTGGCCGCCGATTCGGTCGGCGGTGGCGGTGGCGGCGTCACCACGGCGTCGATCCACGATATCGGCGCAGCCTACACGCTGGTGCTGCTGAACGGCCGCCGCATTGCGCCGTCCAATTCGGGCACCACCATCGACCTGAACTCGATCCCGCTGTCGGCCATCGAACGCGTGGAAGTGCTGACCGACGGCGCCTCGGCCCTGTATGGCGCCGACGCCATCGCCGGCGTGGTCAACTTCATCCTGAAAAAAGGCGCATCGCCGCTGGAAATCAATGCCAAGTACTCGCGTCCTGAAGAGTCGGGCGGCGCCAGCAACTCGTTCTCGATCAGCAAGGGCTTCGGCGACATCGACGACGACGGCTACAGCATCTTCGTGTCGGCCAGCCATGACGAACAAAAATCGCTGAAAGCATCGCAGCGCAGCTTCGCCAAGAGCGGCATCATCAATTTCAACGATCCGAAGACCGGCAAGGCACTGCAATTCATCAACGGTTCCTCGCGCTCCGCGCCGGCCAACGCCACCGTCGATTACAACGCCATCGATCCTGCCACGGGCAAGACCGTCAGCAAGTCCGTCAACCTGAATCCCTATGCGCTGGCCAACGGCGGCAAATGCGCCGCCAGCAATATGGACTTCTATGGCGACGGCAACTGCTATTTCGATTCGCCGTCGACCATCGAAATCAATCCGGAATCGAAGCGCGACTCGCTGTTCAGCTCCGGTAGCGTCAAGCTGGGCAATACCGGCTTCCAGGGCTTCTATGACCTGGCCTACACGGAAGCGCGCATCATCGCCAGCATCGCGCCGTACCCGGCCGATTTCTCGGTCCCCGTCGGCTCGCCGCTGTTCAATAAATACCTGGCACCGGGCCTGACGCCGGAGCAACTGGCCAACGCCACGGGCGCCATCGCCAAATACCGCCTGTCGGAAATGGGCAACCGCGTGTACGACTATGGCACCAAGGCCACCCACATCGTCGCCGGCATCGATGGCAACGCATTCGGCTGGGATATCAACTCGGCGGTGACGTACTCGAAAAACAAGCAGACGCAAGACTACGTGAGCGGCTTCCCGCTGTCGGACAAGTTTGACGCGCAAGTGGCCGCCGGCAATATCGACCCGTTCGCCTACCCTGTCGGCGCCATGCCCGATTCCATGCGCCAGGCCTTGCTGGGCACCGGCTTCAGCGGCACCTACAACACGCAAACCGTGGAGATGAAGGGCATCGACGGCCGCGCTTCGCGTCCTGTCTTCTCGCTGCCAGGCGGCACCGCCATGCTGGGTATCGGCGCCGACTACCGCAACACCTCGTACAAGGTGCAACAGGCGAACGTCGCCAAGCAGGCGCAGATCCTGTTTGACAATCCGCAAGTCGACAGCGAATATGCGCGCGACAACGCCGGCGCGTATGCCGAGCTGATGTTGCCGATCTCGAAGAAACTGGAAATGACGGGCTCGCTGCGTTATGACCAGATCGGCGCCATCGATGACAAGCTGACGGGCAAGACCGTGGGCAAGAAAGAAAACGCCACCACCTGGAAAGTCAGCGGCAAGTACTCGGCCGCCAAGAACCTGATGTTCCGCGCCGCTGCCGGCACCGGCTTCCGCGCCGCCAGCATGCAGGAAATCGCCGGTCCATTGGAAGACTGGGGCGTTACCGGTGGTAACTATCAATGCCCATTGACGGCCGCCAACGGCATGGCCGGTCACCCGCTGGCCAGCTATTGCAGCGGCGTGGGACGCCAGCAATTCGAAGCCTTCCAGGGCGGCAATCCCGACCTGAAGCCGGAAACGTCGAAACAGTGGAGCATCGGTACCGTGTTCGAGCCGATCGACAGCCTGTCGATGTCGTTCGACCTGTGGAACGTGGAAATCCGCGACCAGGTGACGGCCGTGTCGGAAGGCCTGATCTTCAACGATCCAGCCAAGTACGCCAACCTGTTCACCACCAAGCACATCAGCTCGACGGGCAAGGACGTGCTGGCCATCAAACTGCTGCCGATCAACATCGGCAAGGTGGAAAACCGCGGTATCGACTACGACTTCACCCACAAGATGAAGCTGCTGGACGGTCGCCTGACGAGCCGTCTGATGGGTACCTATCTGCTGCGTTCGCGCTACACGACGCCAGGCACCGATGATCAATGGGAAACCAGCCTGAACCGCTACGGTTCGAACGACAAGGTCAGCTTCCGCAACATCATCCGCGCCAGCACCACGTATGAGACGGCCAAGTTCACGCATACGCTGAGCGCCAGCTACCGCAATGGCTACACGGACAAGGAACAGACGGTCGACGACTGCGCTGTCATCGTGGCCGGCAGCCCTGGCGAATGCTATGGCATCCAGCTGGAAGTGCCGAGCTACACCACGTTCGACTTCCAGACGGCTTACCGTCCGCTGAAGAACGTGGAAATCACGGGCGGCATCCTGAACCTGTTCGACCGCAACCCGCCGTTCACGCTGCGCAACACGGGTTCGCATCAAGTGGGCTACAACCCGTCGTACTCGAGCGCCCTGGGCCGCCAGTTCTACCTGAGCGGTTCCTACAAGTTCTAAGCTGACTGTGAGCTGAGAATTGAAAAAGCCCGGAAAGCTTAGCTTTCCGGGCTTTTTTTCATGCCGCGCGCCGCCTTATTCCGCGTCGCCCTGCAGGCGGCGCTGTTTCACGGCCGCCGCCAGGTTTTCCAGCACGGCCACGCTGGCGCTCCAGTCGATGCAGCCATCCGTGACGGACTGGCCGTAGATCAATTCCTTGCCCGGAATCAAATCCTGGCGGCCGGCCACCAGGTGCGATTCCACCATCACGCCAACGATGCGGCCATCGCCCGCCGCCACCTGGCTGGCGATATCGGCGCACACGGGGATCTGGTTTTCCGGTTTTTTCGAGCTGTTCGCATGCGAGGCGTCGATCATCAGGCGCGCCGCCAGGCCTTGCGCGGCGATGGCCTTGCAGGCGTCGTCCACGCTGGCCGCGTCGTAGTTCGGCGTCTTGCCGCCGCGCAAGATGATGTGGCAATCCTCATTGCCATTGGTCGAGACGATGGCCGAGTGGCCGCCCTTCGTGACGGAGAGGAAATGGTGCGGCTGCGAGGCGGCCTTGATGGCTTCCACGGCGATTTTCACGTTGCCGTCCGTGCCATTCTTGAAGCCGACCGGACAGGACAGTCCCGACGCCAGCTCGCGGTGCACCTGCGACTCCGTGGTGCGCGCGCCGATGGCGCCCCAGCTGATCAGGTCGGCGATGTATTGCGGGCTGATCACGTCGAGGAATTCGGTACCGGCAGGCAAGCCCAACTCATTGATGTCGCGCAACAGTTCACGCGCCATGCGCAAGCCGTCGTTGATGCGGAAGCTGTTGTCCATGTACGGATCGTTGATCAAGCCCTTCCAGCCCACCGTGGTGCGCGGCTTTTCGAAGTACACGCGCATGACGATTTCCAGTTCGCCGGCAAAACGCGCGCGCTCCTTGACCAGCAGGCGCGCATATTCCATGGCAGCCTTGGTGTCATGGATGGAGCAAGGCCCGATGACCACCATCAGGCGGTCGTCCTGGCCATGCAGGATGCGGTGCAGGGCGATGCGCGCACTGGCGGCGGTCTGTTCGGCTTGTTCTGAGCAGGCAAATTCGCGGATCAGGTGGGACGGCGGAGTCAATTCCTTCATTTCGCGAATACGCAAATCATCGGTGCGGGGCATCATTTTCTCCAAAATTTGAACAAGGGTAAAACATCTGGGTAAAAAAAAACCGCCATCAGTGGCGGTTTTTTAGAATTTGCTGGGATCTCGTTTTTGCTGCTACGTGAACCGTCCGCTACTCCACCGCCTTTGGGTTGGAATTGCTAAAGTAAAAATAAGCGGTAAAAAAGTGGCGAGCGAACATGCGAGTCATCCCTGAGTGATGGCTGACTATAAACCTAAATTGCAAGGGTTGGCAAGCATATTTGTCGGCAAAGCCGCATGCTGCTGCCGTTTTACACTGCACAACACGCAAAAAAGCATAAAAAGTTGCGCGCGGTGAATCTCGCTGTGAACCCGCGCCGTGCATCTGAATCCGGGCACCACCGCTGTGCCCGTCGTGGCAGCCACGCCACGCCAGCCATTCTATCGACGACAAGCGGCGCACTCATTGATCTAGATCTAATCCCGGCGTCGCCGCACGGACAAAACTCAAGGACGTATTGATGATCTCTTTGACTGCCTGACCTTTCCGGAGAACCGCATGATGCCTACACCATCCTTACCGTCCGCCGCCTTTTCACCACCGCGCCTGGGCCTGGCGCTGGCCAGTGCATTGCTGAGCCTACCCGTCCTGGCGCAGGACAATGCCGCGCCCGCCCCCCTGCAACGCGTGGAAATCACCGGCTCGAACATCCGCCGCGC is a window of Janthinobacterium sp. 1_2014MBL_MicDiv DNA encoding:
- a CDS encoding TonB-dependent receptor → MSRSVRLMFSGSVAAVSLGLMAAPAMAQDANVQRVEITGSSIKRATAETASPVQVITRDDLMKSGKATVAEYLQTLTADGAGSLPTGFGNGFAAGSTAISLRGLGATSTLVLLNGRRMAPFARADDGQKSFTDLSTVPMQIVERIEILKDGASSTYGADAIAGVVNIILRKDFEGLTLKGDTGISGDSDAKQHRASLTFGKGNLDTDKYNFVINAEYTKSDMLMNKDRSDRKWIGKGDLRPYGYAINTQFAGGYINGTNDANASPVGLIRDPVTNNYVALPGCSALSSSSPQDPKGGCLWHHDQFRSMQPKIESVNLYTRGTWQVNADTQVYAEAGYSKRDTAFTLIPPSITPTIAFPPNAGSPTGVINYGSGAGTTIVLAANHPQNPYGVPVRVRYQAFDVGASTRKANNEFNRIVLGVKGNAMGWDYDAGYTHSESKLHLDYSNMLNMAVVKDALGNPNSQYFPYYIGAQAGKNPASLYAAMVTNATSDSTTKLDIIDFKASRELMQLPGGAMGLAVGAEHRRDKLDNPSLSGTENGSINSSYVAAKGDSKVSAVFLEVLAPVIKTVELSAALRYDKYDRFSSTTPKLGAKWTPLKTFALRGTYSEGFRAPGPAESNANSQSTGTSTVSDPVRCPGGKQLPGANASDCELQVAAVKIGDPNLKPEKSKGYTLGLVWDPFNDTSLSLDGWKIKRENEINPLPYNEAAALPTAIRADNNLTINGVVTPNTGTLLITKAPYRNSSFTEIKGIDLDIKQRVRLGEYGRATFGMTWTHIASWVRAESSTVRYQFAGTHGNCDTSNCAGTPKDKINVTGSWDLGNWNLSGIVNYRSDMKNIKFEGDPCASKLANGTPAPNGCKLASFTTLDLSTRWNYSKQLQLYASINNVTDKIAPLDPLTYGGMSYNPMDASGAIGRYFKLGASYKFF
- a CDS encoding TonB-dependent receptor gives rise to the protein MMQPRSPSPTLRLLCAALLGAHGHAAVAQDSGAAGGAPAMQRVEVTGSSIKRLVAETATPLSIFKAEDFAKQGLTTAQEVLGKIPANASSMGSGNAVGGNTSGLPTGGQASADLRGLGGDKTLVLLNGRRIANHPYDGASVDLNIIPLAALERVEVLRDGASAIYGTDAIGGVINFITRRSVNATTVTAEVIAPQHKGADEHRLNLSTGVGQLDADGYNLFGVADYHKQKVLTSQDRAFSQTGVIPARGLSITSGTTFPGNYFDAAANGGAGLAGNPSAASGCLPPLSVPAVPASGTCRQDYTRQIDDLPAQEQLAVFGKGAFKLGGGHLASVEYLHAENKVKARTAPPPQTALSLPASSKYYPGNAGGVPAQPGLSGQPLSVNWRPVEAGQRQIDSHGKADRLVLALEGELARWDYRTGLSHAISKSSEQFTGGYVQDASFAAGVLNGILNPFGLQDAAGKSYLDSTALRGEVQNARVTTTGIDIKGSRELMPLAGGALALALGAEWRRERADFNVNRDIAGQAASSGLSGSLSKSGSRTIAAVFGELNLPLLQDLEVQLASRFDHYSDVGSTTNPKLAVRYQASSALVLRGSASTGFRAPTLFEKNAPPSRNDTNDSYDDPILCPGGAPQPGANPLRDCDLQQFKLQGGNDKLKPEKSTTFAVGVVLEPVKQVTVAIDYWNIHLKDKIAALPEQSIFGNYEKYKALFLRNPDGSPYAILDLNDNLGEVKTDGIDVSLNARLGRGAFGNVSLSVDGTWTRKYDYQNERGGEFIANVGRYADNNPVFRWKHTAALNWRKGNWGATVSQSFKSRYTDQNQVAPQYRHDVSSYSLLGVSASYAWRGLLLMAGVKNLLDREPPFSNQGTLFQKGYDPRYTDPVGRAYYLRGSYTF
- a CDS encoding TonB-dependent receptor, coding for MSRSLRLMFAGGIALGMHAAYAQETTDGTMQRVEVTGSSIKRIASEASLPVQSFNQKDIKKTGVSTVTDFIQQIPAMQGFSVAADSVGGGGGGVTTASIHDIGAAYTLVLLNGRRIAPSNSGTTIDLNSIPLSAIERVEVLTDGASALYGADAIAGVVNFILKKGASPLEINAKYSRPEESGGASNSFSISKGFGDIDDDGYSIFVSASHDEQKSLKASQRSFAKSGIINFNDPKTGKALQFINGSSRSAPANATVDYNAIDPATGKTVSKSVNLNPYALANGGKCAASNMDFYGDGNCYFDSPSTIEINPESKRDSLFSSGSVKLGNTGFQGFYDLAYTEARIIASIAPYPADFSVPVGSPLFNKYLAPGLTPEQLANATGAIAKYRLSEMGNRVYDYGTKATHIVAGIDGNAFGWDINSAVTYSKNKQTQDYVSGFPLSDKFDAQVAAGNIDPFAYPVGAMPDSMRQALLGTGFSGTYNTQTVEMKGIDGRASRPVFSLPGGTAMLGIGADYRNTSYKVQQANVAKQAQILFDNPQVDSEYARDNAGAYAELMLPISKKLEMTGSLRYDQIGAIDDKLTGKTVGKKENATTWKVSGKYSAAKNLMFRAAAGTGFRAASMQEIAGPLEDWGVTGGNYQCPLTAANGMAGHPLASYCSGVGRQQFEAFQGGNPDLKPETSKQWSIGTVFEPIDSLSMSFDLWNVEIRDQVTAVSEGLIFNDPAKYANLFTTKHISSTGKDVLAIKLLPINIGKVENRGIDYDFTHKMKLLDGRLTSRLMGTYLLRSRYTTPGTDDQWETSLNRYGSNDKVSFRNIIRASTTYETAKFTHTLSASYRNGYTDKEQTVDDCAVIVAGSPGECYGIQLEVPSYTTFDFQTAYRPLKNVEITGGILNLFDRNPPFTLRNTGSHQVGYNPSYSSALGRQFYLSGSYKF
- the aroG gene encoding 3-deoxy-7-phosphoheptulonate synthase AroG, coding for MPRTDDLRIREMKELTPPSHLIREFACSEQAEQTAASARIALHRILHGQDDRLMVVIGPCSIHDTKAAMEYARLLVKERARFAGELEIVMRVYFEKPRTTVGWKGLINDPYMDNSFRINDGLRMARELLRDINELGLPAGTEFLDVISPQYIADLISWGAIGARTTESQVHRELASGLSCPVGFKNGTDGNVKIAVEAIKAASQPHHFLSVTKGGHSAIVSTNGNEDCHIILRGGKTPNYDAASVDDACKAIAAQGLAARLMIDASHANSSKKPENQIPVCADIASQVAAGDGRIVGVMVESHLVAGRQDLIPGKELIYGQSVTDGCIDWSASVAVLENLAAAVKQRRLQGDAE